The following are encoded together in the Vigna angularis cultivar LongXiaoDou No.4 chromosome 9, ASM1680809v1, whole genome shotgun sequence genome:
- the LOC108347343 gene encoding uncharacterized protein LOC108347343: MNFGDSTNTFTLTTTPTKQQTSNNILSYSSCLQPTNLLPTPNSTHITTPPPDSYAAAHRRQLYAREGSHVHWDPHLTCLHLGKRHYFEDVTIDDVSKYNNNGNNVATLGKPHVCRVGGGVVISGSRHVGADDGDITLGNRHVYGGDGGAGYFLKGNDKRARGCHGGAAGGGGGGGSVKTAALGMVPRCQVEGCHVALVNAKEYHRRHRVCDMHSKAPKVVVLGLEQRFCQQCSRFHVVSEFDDSKRSCRRRLAGHNERRRKSSHLSVTRSSRQGCALSLLSFESSDNWCSHDDLSTRCSAALRELIAENRAALMTRQQQQHVYVVPHHDDDAVDEEELEFVEIQPESNYFPQHMFSQTQ; the protein is encoded by the exons atgaactttggAGACAGCACCAACACCTTCACCCTCACCACCACCCCCACAAAACAGCAAACCAGTAACAACATTCTTTCCTACTCATCATGCCTACAACCTACTAATCTTCTTCCTACTCCTAATTCTACCCACATCACCACGCCGCCGCCGGACAGTTACGCCGCCGCTCACCGCCGCCAACTATACGCCAGAGAAGGGTCTCACGTGCACTGGGACCCTCACCTCACGTGCTTGCATCTTGGTAAGAGACATTACTTTGAGGATGTTACCATCGATGATGttagtaaatataataataatggtaATAATGTTGCCACTCTGGGGAAACCACACGTGTGCCGCGTTGGTGGTGGTGTTGTTATTTCGGGGAGCCGACACGTGGGCGCTGACGATGGTGATATCACACTGGGGAATCGACACGTGTACGGCGGTGATGGTGGTGCTGGTTACTTTTTAAAGGGCAACGATAAGAGAGCGCGGGGGTGTCATGGAGGAGCTGCCGGTGGGGGTGGCGGTGGCGGGAGCGTGAAAACGGCGGCGTTAGGGATGGTTCCGAGATGTCAGGTGGAGGGGTGCCACGTGGCGTTGGTGAATGCGAAAGAGTACCATAGGAGACATAGAGTTTGTGATATGCATTCGAAGGCACCCAAAGTTGTGGTGTTGGGTTTGGAGCAGAGATTCTGTCAGCAGTGTAGCAG GTTTCATGTGGTATCAGAGTTTGACGACTCAAAGAGAAGTTGCAGGAGAAGATTAGCAGGCCATaatgagagaagaagaaaaagctCTCACCTTTCTGTTACCAGAAGTTCTAGACAAG GGTGTGCTCTCTCTCTTCTGTCATTTGAGAGCAGTGATAATTGGTGTTCTCATGATGATCTCTCCACAAGATGCAGTGCAGCATTGCGTGAACTCATAGCAGAAAACCGTGCTGCCCTAATGACAAGACAACAACAGCAACATGTTTATGTTGTGCCCCACCATGACGATGATGCAGTGGATGAAGAAGAACTAGAGTTTGTGGAGATACAACCGGAGTCCAATTATTTTCCTCAGCACATGTTTTCCCAGACACAATAA